One region of Limnospira fusiformis SAG 85.79 genomic DNA includes:
- the csm3 gene encoding type III-A CRISPR-associated RAMP protein Csm3: protein MTVIERPQTPLVGKLKITGTLIVETGLHIGGGGETLEIGGLDKPVIRDPVSQYPYLPGSSIKGKLRSILERWLNKPLNRGGGSGTYRYESDDIESGYTEIQADQYVEYEGAKTCQVSRLFGSTGGSKCWIPTDIAQSQELGGQGNKTINGVSHTKIKGRNCPARLIVRDCHLTPESAEQLRNIDTGLYMTEWKFENGLDRVTAAANPRQLERVPAGAKFTFEMVYTVEDENQAIEDVKNLAIALSILEDDALGGHGSRGYGKVRFENFNFDYRDAKQYENIASGGGTSINFPSLKNTAEFLSRFSEIQSQLPGS, encoded by the coding sequence ATGACAGTTATTGAAAGACCTCAAACCCCCCTAGTTGGAAAGTTAAAAATTACCGGAACTTTGATTGTTGAAACCGGACTGCATATCGGTGGTGGCGGAGAAACATTGGAAATTGGAGGACTGGATAAACCTGTAATTCGCGATCCGGTGAGTCAATATCCATATTTGCCTGGTTCTTCGATTAAAGGTAAACTTCGATCAATTTTAGAAAGATGGCTTAATAAACCTTTAAATCGAGGGGGAGGAAGCGGAACATACCGTTATGAAAGTGATGATATAGAGAGTGGCTATACAGAGATTCAAGCGGATCAGTATGTTGAATATGAAGGTGCAAAAACCTGTCAAGTTAGCCGTCTCTTTGGCTCCACTGGTGGTTCTAAGTGTTGGATTCCTACTGATATTGCTCAGTCACAGGAATTAGGTGGTCAGGGAAATAAAACCATTAATGGTGTATCTCATACGAAGATTAAAGGCAGAAATTGTCCGGCTCGCTTGATTGTTCGGGATTGCCATTTAACTCCTGAATCAGCCGAGCAACTTCGTAACATTGACACTGGGTTGTATATGACCGAGTGGAAGTTTGAGAATGGATTAGATCGGGTGACAGCAGCGGCTAACCCCAGACAATTAGAGCGAGTGCCAGCCGGAGCAAAATTTACTTTTGAAATGGTCTATACTGTTGAGGATGAAAATCAGGCGATTGAAGATGTAAAAAACTTGGCGATCGCTCTGTCAATTTTAGAAGATGATGCCTTGGGAGGACATGGTTCTAGGGGTTACGGAAAAGTGAGATTTGAGAACTTTAATTTTGATTACCGTGATGCCAAACAATACGAAAATATTGCCAGTGGTGGCGGTACTTCTATTAACTTCCCATCCCTCAAAAATACGGCTGAATTTTTAAGCAGATTTAGCGAAATTCAATCTCAGTTACCAGGCAGTTAA
- a CDS encoding HNH endonuclease, protein MIPPKPDPENLENLDLKDLFKLAQKIGGRRYHKLTADHFADYRQFDYWRYINGDSECGSTPESKEWVRDNSDQACPICDRPYTYENGRTIDHKLPRSQYPWLSLDFQNLWVICRACNQEKGEMHWFEYEHYIFVNYPHFYEAVRIYRPKKLLKTLDKST, encoded by the coding sequence ATGATTCCCCCAAAACCCGATCCCGAAAATCTCGAAAACCTTGACCTAAAAGACCTTTTTAAACTCGCCCAAAAAATTGGGGGGCGACGCTACCATAAATTGACTGCCGACCACTTTGCCGACTATCGCCAATTTGACTACTGGCGTTATATTAACGGTGATTCAGAATGTGGCTCGACTCCGGAAAGTAAAGAATGGGTACGGGACAACTCCGATCAAGCCTGCCCGATTTGCGATCGCCCTTATACCTATGAAAATGGTCGAACTATCGACCACAAACTCCCCCGTTCCCAATATCCATGGCTCTCCCTAGACTTCCAAAATCTCTGGGTGATTTGCCGCGCCTGCAACCAAGAAAAAGGCGAAATGCACTGGTTTGAATACGAGCATTATATTTTCGTTAACTACCCCCATTTCTACGAAGCTGTCCGAATTTATAGACCGAAAAAACTCCTCAAAACCCTAGATAAATCTACTTAA
- the cas10 gene encoding type III-A CRISPR-associated protein Cas10/Csm1, whose amino-acid sequence MVNSTAPNIIALQVIREAVWHLANWAQAKWPPNFNVPEENPAIARAKQLLSWTETSQIQPLHLLFDAVNLSQPQSHQHYVPAIAIEDSNPTIPYPTNEPVQAEQINFLQQKIRETIANLRLEDWENLSLLTLLLEKFGSCLSLGFENVAFYDLVKSTAAIAAILSNDYQASKISLIAGDLSGIQDFIYTISSDGALKSLRARSFYLELVTEEVAQQLLNKLNIPRTNIIYVGGGNLYLLAPEQNNNENLVEPIRDAFNEWLIDEFQGKVFLSLGTQNFDIEEIGTAKFAQQWATITQNLALQKARKFDHHLDNFLAIQETYEPCRVCHRDDEENLKPLNHQEADSVLACPTCRQMFRLGSELFRVDAIVRSPVRDSIAKALDSLQIKLPGQSIYYHLFRGKQQVKNLEESETVFLVNNWKVADYQNGNSVSLLLGNYAQNSQEEYGTMTANEMADLAKKDGCIPRVGYLRMDVDKLGQIFAKGLGNDQTLPRLAGLSRQMSYFFKVYLNSLAQFRQENLHNTVFHRLTGERQNLVFIYAGGDDLFVSGAWHEVVEFAFDVYQCFRAYTGHHPDISLSGGISLSVAKFPLYQAAEESGQAEDQAKANGRDSLGLFGSVFKWDEWLGTELKNLPNMPRSPHNFLKPKELQTYLANEISPSLWGVLPFVKQLHPSLEINYSRSFIRNLLATAELQDKMIKEAASKPQEYQWDVRYFLHLPKIAYTLARLPDHVRNHPNFEPIRTSLKNPYNAPYFRAIATWLEMLNRSSINSE is encoded by the coding sequence ATGGTTAATTCTACAGCCCCAAATATAATAGCTCTACAGGTAATTAGAGAGGCAGTTTGGCATTTAGCAAATTGGGCACAAGCCAAATGGCCCCCCAATTTTAATGTCCCAGAAGAGAATCCGGCGATCGCTAGAGCAAAACAATTGTTATCTTGGACAGAGACTAGCCAGATTCAACCCTTACACCTTTTGTTTGATGCGGTGAATCTATCACAGCCACAATCTCATCAGCATTATGTACCCGCTATCGCCATTGAGGATAGCAACCCTACAATTCCTTATCCTACAAATGAACCAGTTCAAGCCGAACAAATTAATTTTTTGCAACAAAAAATTAGAGAAACTATCGCTAATTTAAGGCTAGAAGATTGGGAAAACTTGTCACTATTAACCTTGCTTTTAGAAAAGTTTGGCTCCTGTTTATCATTAGGATTTGAAAATGTAGCTTTTTATGATTTGGTCAAATCAACTGCGGCGATCGCCGCGATTTTATCAAATGATTATCAAGCATCAAAGATTAGCTTAATAGCGGGTGATTTGTCTGGAATTCAAGACTTTATCTATACCATTTCATCTGACGGAGCCTTGAAATCACTAAGAGCTAGAAGTTTTTATCTGGAATTAGTGACGGAAGAAGTAGCCCAACAACTGCTAAATAAATTAAATATACCTCGGACTAATATTATTTATGTTGGCGGCGGCAATTTATATTTATTAGCTCCAGAACAGAATAATAATGAAAATTTAGTTGAACCCATACGAGATGCTTTCAATGAATGGCTGATTGATGAATTTCAAGGCAAAGTATTTTTAAGTCTGGGAACTCAAAATTTTGATATCGAGGAAATTGGAACGGCTAAATTTGCCCAACAATGGGCAACCATTACTCAAAACTTAGCTCTCCAAAAAGCTCGCAAATTCGATCATCATTTGGATAATTTCTTAGCGATTCAGGAAACCTATGAACCTTGTCGGGTTTGCCATCGAGATGATGAGGAAAACTTAAAACCGCTTAACCATCAAGAAGCCGATTCAGTTTTAGCTTGTCCGACTTGTCGGCAGATGTTTCGCCTAGGAAGTGAACTTTTTAGGGTAGATGCGATCGTGCGATCGCCGGTTCGCGATAGTATTGCCAAAGCCTTAGATAGCTTGCAGATTAAGTTACCAGGACAGAGTATATATTATCACTTATTTCGGGGAAAGCAGCAAGTTAAAAATTTAGAAGAATCGGAAACTGTTTTTTTGGTAAATAATTGGAAAGTTGCCGACTATCAAAATGGCAACTCAGTTTCTTTATTACTCGGCAACTATGCTCAAAATAGTCAGGAAGAATATGGAACAATGACAGCCAATGAAATGGCAGATCTGGCTAAAAAAGACGGTTGTATTCCCAGAGTTGGTTATTTGCGAATGGATGTAGACAAATTAGGGCAGATTTTTGCCAAAGGTTTAGGAAATGATCAAACCTTACCTCGGTTAGCTGGATTATCGCGCCAAATGAGTTATTTTTTTAAAGTTTATTTGAATAGTCTGGCTCAATTTCGTCAGGAAAATTTACATAATACAGTGTTTCATAGACTAACTGGAGAACGCCAAAATTTAGTATTTATTTATGCGGGAGGAGATGATTTATTTGTGAGTGGCGCATGGCATGAAGTTGTGGAATTTGCTTTTGATGTTTATCAATGTTTTCGCGCTTATACTGGGCATCACCCAGACATCAGCCTTTCTGGCGGTATTAGCTTGTCAGTTGCTAAATTTCCTCTCTACCAAGCAGCAGAGGAATCTGGACAAGCAGAAGATCAAGCTAAAGCAAATGGTCGGGACAGCTTGGGATTATTTGGGAGTGTATTTAAATGGGATGAGTGGTTGGGAACTGAATTAAAAAATTTGCCAAATATGCCACGGAGTCCGCATAATTTCCTCAAACCGAAGGAATTGCAAACTTATCTTGCTAACGAAATATCACCGAGTCTTTGGGGAGTGTTGCCATTTGTTAAACAATTGCATCCATCCCTAGAAATAAACTATTCTCGAAGTTTTATAAGGAATCTATTGGCAACAGCAGAACTTCAGGATAAAATGATAAAAGAAGCTGCCAGCAAACCCCAGGAGTATCAGTGGGATGTCCGTTACTTCCTGCACCTGCCCAAAATTGCTTATACTTTAGCCAGGCTACCAGATCATGTTCGTAATCATCCTAATTTTGAACCAATTCGTACTTCTCTGAAAAACCCCTATAATGCTCCCTACTTTCGAGCGATCGCCACCTGGCTAGAGATGCTTAACCGTTCTTCAATTAACAGTGAATAA
- a CDS encoding translocation/assembly module TamB domain-containing protein — protein MIHTPLPDPEDNPRSVKRWRRWLIWGSVGLGLTSVTIAGGVSWFIHYRLASTIATALEGTLDRPVEVGPVERFGIISVRFGRSVIPPTDTDPNTASLEAIEASISIISLLTPTVGLNLRVINPQVYLEQDELGNWIRTEIAPGDESPVDVEIGSITIENANVKLMPQTLLTAEVREDPIALNVDRLILDISDQNDRIRTHLTGEFHRGGNIQVRADGILSAGDFDTTITANSLNLPQLGLLVNTPGIILGEGEADAQLRVKLANFQPTGIWGNLQLREVQAILATLSEPVTITNANLGFEETEATVETLEIAWGDLGVTSGGTIRTNAEFDLLQTEFDLQANLLPVTLATLLETADRELGETLVLPVQVAGEVTADINLTGNLQQPQLEIAIATTEATQIDRVIFSEISTEIAITPELDQQFNLVADPSISINNLRIKPISGGEISGAGSMQLTGLTELLRAATLTTESPEEFVLQPTVEFTLDIDSLYLDAIASLYELPNNTRLGDMFATAKVSGSLDNLQGDINFNLPNGTLPILGSSQITKNQLTANIAIAEGIVNANVQLADNNNWIATLNANELGLDPLVKLGLPLANLPPEVQLIIGQIDLRQDKLNLDTTITGQLDKLNLNDIIANGNFNLTIANGEINSDFKLIGGKLGADFLANRLNLQQIIGIGLPLINLPPETLIQLQTLDFSNGTVQSRGVVSADLNNFDPNNITANAIGDINLGNMGGVISFRETRLANGVFNLELEANSIHVNPWLNVASNLGNLPPETREKLRRSPELRNSRLNGVMIAGGNLNNLNQIKGSVNGLVNLPQLGGEITARGEIEAGDFEGTIISNNLPLNPLINLGLPLANLPANVVAEIRNLDLDNPQLQGETRFSGNLASMTPEALTISLDGQLNLGRDGIIKATGRTQAGDWNANIIGDRIALNRFSPLVENLTGIETALRPTGLLNQAQNMPLLRGLLDTELNARGSVTEFNPATLEATSQLRLTELPIIRQPLEAIARLKNGQVNIDQAETPQFGANGLLALEFSGSGVPSLANVDLNLRVSNFDLNSPLVEPLLANLPSEILRGEVPPVAGNVSFAGQLKGAISALNLQGDVRLENFALRSLIFDPVMTGTLTAGLGGGGVTLALSGQQDKIELVLDDRFLPTAFLVQRGNAIAKGTTPSLNQLQITLEYFPIDQLGIYPIVAEGYGNLGGDLAVILNITNLASLDINQIGATGEISVQNPSLGHIEADSFTITQLNLSRGQFSFNDGELRLGETQVFIAGQANLGAIIAQVPDSPEEPQFQADIRVPQGRLQDIFTALEWFQLSDIANGLQQPQRGTAADLETVAVGLSETATLHQQLQRWAEINALLEQWEIKQKENASPFPPLEQVNAKFDAEIKISGSPANLTATADINGADWTWGEYRIDELGLEASFEDNIVRVLPLRVRYGETLVGFQGQLDLDEQIPSGQLRVKNFRLETIEEFYDIPNIALSGQLNLRALLAGSLDNPQASGEFTVLEGLFNDEPLKEARGSFNYNNARFNLGGTVLVTEQDPIEYRASVPFRLPFAKVRPESNLVSAEVQMLNEGFKIINLLNPEVSWVEGQGLVQMRARGVLEQADDGSIKNILIEPDGVLKLEDVVLRLASNNSSITGLSGTATFLRNRLRVKGMEGELLGDAGTGKVVIDGVLPIFEPMRPEDPDIDSPLKMVLENLKLNLALLYQGKAAGEIVIGGTALQPGIGGQVVLFDGAVTLPEADQPPATDNGDSPELLNTGPVEVSLNNFMLTLGEHIQVRSASITPIFDAPVLNFNANGTIIVNGDLDSLESLRPQGTIELTGGAVNLYTSRFQLDRGYPQRATFVPEHGLNPILDVRLVTRVSETTPAVASTSAFETELMEVPRAAQFGTVRTIRVTALAQGLASEINDILELRSSPPRSEIQLLALLGGSAIEGVTGDTTLVLANIASAGLFNEIQQSVLDATGLTEFRIYPARVSQSQERSGSTALGLGLEVGLDVANDVSVSVSRVLAANQPTQLNLNYRVNDRLLLRGATNFGNESEVRFEYETRF, from the coding sequence ATGATCCATACCCCATTACCAGACCCAGAAGACAACCCAAGGTCGGTCAAACGTTGGCGGCGTTGGCTTATTTGGGGAAGTGTTGGCTTAGGTCTTACTTCTGTGACGATCGCTGGTGGTGTAAGCTGGTTTATACATTACCGTTTAGCCTCTACCATCGCTACAGCCTTAGAGGGGACTCTCGATAGACCTGTAGAAGTCGGACCTGTTGAACGCTTTGGGATTATTAGTGTTCGTTTTGGACGGTCTGTGATTCCTCCCACAGATACTGATCCCAATACCGCCTCACTTGAAGCGATCGAAGCCAGCATTTCCATTATATCACTATTAACGCCAACTGTCGGCTTAAATTTACGGGTGATCAATCCCCAAGTTTATCTTGAACAAGACGAACTCGGAAATTGGATTAGGACTGAGATAGCGCCGGGGGATGAAAGTCCTGTGGATGTGGAAATTGGCTCTATTACCATTGAGAATGCTAATGTTAAACTCATGCCTCAAACTCTGCTGACGGCTGAGGTGAGAGAAGACCCGATCGCCCTCAATGTCGATCGCCTGATTTTAGATATCAGTGACCAGAACGATCGCATCAGAACCCACCTCACAGGTGAGTTTCACCGAGGCGGGAACATACAGGTTAGAGCGGATGGTATTTTATCTGCTGGAGATTTCGATACCACTATCACAGCTAATAGTCTTAATTTACCACAATTAGGATTATTAGTCAATACCCCCGGTATAATTTTAGGCGAGGGAGAAGCGGATGCCCAATTAAGGGTAAAATTGGCGAATTTTCAGCCGACTGGTATTTGGGGAAATCTGCAACTTAGGGAAGTACAAGCCATTTTAGCAACCCTTTCGGAACCGGTGACGATCACCAATGCTAATTTGGGGTTTGAGGAGACAGAGGCGACTGTGGAGACCCTAGAAATAGCTTGGGGTGATTTAGGAGTAACGAGCGGAGGGACAATCAGAACTAATGCAGAATTTGACTTGTTACAAACGGAATTCGATTTACAGGCAAATTTGCTCCCTGTTACTTTGGCGACGTTATTAGAAACGGCGGATCGAGAATTAGGGGAAACTCTGGTTTTACCAGTTCAGGTCGCGGGGGAAGTTACGGCTGATATTAACTTGACGGGAAACCTACAACAGCCTCAGCTAGAAATAGCGATCGCCACCACAGAAGCAACCCAAATAGATCGGGTAATTTTTAGCGAAATTTCCACGGAAATAGCCATCACACCAGAACTAGATCAGCAGTTTAATTTAGTAGCCGACCCAAGTATCAGCATTAACAATTTAAGGATTAAACCCATAAGCGGGGGAGAAATTAGCGGCGCTGGTAGTATGCAATTAACGGGACTGACGGAGTTACTTCGCGCCGCCACATTGACGACAGAATCACCAGAGGAATTTGTTTTACAGCCAACGGTAGAATTTACCCTAGATATTGACAGTCTATATTTAGATGCGATCGCCAGTCTATATGAACTTCCGAATAATACTAGATTAGGGGATATGTTCGCGACGGCTAAAGTTTCAGGTTCCCTAGATAACCTCCAAGGGGATATTAACTTTAATCTCCCAAATGGAACCTTGCCGATTTTGGGTTCTAGTCAAATCACCAAAAATCAGTTAACCGCGAATATAGCGATAGCCGAGGGTATAGTAAATGCGAATGTGCAACTGGCGGATAATAATAATTGGATAGCCACCCTGAACGCCAATGAATTAGGCTTAGATCCCCTAGTCAAATTAGGATTACCCCTCGCCAATTTACCCCCAGAGGTGCAGTTAATTATCGGACAAATTGACCTGAGACAAGATAAATTAAACCTAGACACGACCATCACAGGTCAACTAGATAAACTGAACCTAAACGACATCATCGCCAATGGCAATTTTAACCTAACGATCGCTAATGGAGAAATCAACAGTGATTTCAAATTAATAGGTGGAAAATTGGGGGCAGATTTTCTGGCAAATCGCCTAAATTTACAGCAAATAATAGGTATCGGACTACCCCTAATAAATTTACCGCCAGAAACTCTTATCCAACTGCAAACTCTAGATTTCAGCAATGGAACCGTGCAAAGTAGAGGAGTTGTGTCGGCGGACTTAAATAATTTTGACCCCAATAACATCACGGCTAATGCTATCGGCGACATCAATTTAGGCAATATGGGAGGGGTGATATCTTTCCGAGAAACTCGCCTAGCGAATGGGGTATTTAACTTGGAGTTGGAGGCGAATAGTATCCATGTTAATCCCTGGTTAAATGTAGCCAGCAATTTGGGTAATTTACCACCAGAAACTAGGGAAAAATTGAGGCGATCGCCAGAGTTAAGAAACAGTCGCCTAAATGGAGTCATGATAGCCGGAGGAAATCTGAATAATCTTAATCAGATTAAAGGTAGTGTGAATGGATTAGTTAACCTTCCCCAATTAGGGGGAGAAATCACCGCCAGAGGCGAAATTGAGGCGGGAGACTTTGAGGGAACTATCATCAGTAATAATCTGCCTTTAAATCCCCTAATCAACTTAGGGCTACCTTTAGCGAATTTACCCGCGAATGTAGTAGCAGAAATTCGGAACTTAGACCTAGACAACCCACAACTACAAGGGGAAACCCGGTTTAGTGGAAACCTAGCCAGCATGACTCCAGAAGCGCTAACCATTAGTTTAGACGGACAGTTAAACTTAGGGAGAGATGGCATAATTAAAGCCACAGGTAGGACTCAAGCTGGTGACTGGAATGCTAATATAATAGGCGATCGCATTGCCTTAAATCGCTTTTCACCATTAGTCGAAAATCTCACCGGAATCGAAACCGCCCTCAGACCGACGGGATTACTTAACCAAGCCCAAAATATGCCCTTATTGCGAGGGTTGTTAGATACCGAATTAAATGCTAGAGGTTCAGTCACCGAATTCAACCCCGCCACCCTGGAAGCCACCAGCCAACTAAGACTAACAGAATTACCAATAATTCGTCAACCCTTGGAAGCCATAGCGAGACTGAAAAACGGACAAGTAAACATTGACCAAGCCGAAACTCCCCAATTTGGTGCTAACGGTTTATTAGCGCTAGAATTTAGTGGAAGTGGGGTTCCCAGTTTAGCCAATGTCGATCTAAATTTACGGGTATCTAACTTTGATTTAAACTCGCCTTTAGTAGAACCCCTATTAGCCAACCTTCCCTCAGAAATACTACGGGGAGAAGTGCCACCTGTGGCGGGTAATGTGAGTTTTGCTGGTCAGTTAAAAGGTGCTATTTCCGCATTAAATTTACAGGGTGATGTCAGGTTAGAAAATTTTGCCCTGCGGTCTCTCATATTTGACCCAGTAATGACCGGAACTTTAACAGCAGGACTAGGTGGCGGCGGTGTCACCTTAGCCTTATCAGGTCAACAGGACAAAATCGAGTTAGTATTAGACGATCGCTTTTTACCGACTGCATTTTTAGTACAGCGAGGAAATGCGATCGCCAAAGGAACCACCCCCAGCCTAAACCAGCTACAAATAACCCTAGAATATTTCCCCATAGACCAATTAGGAATATACCCCATAGTAGCCGAAGGTTATGGTAATTTAGGAGGCGACTTAGCCGTAATATTAAACATTACTAATCTCGCCAGTTTAGACATCAATCAAATAGGCGCAACTGGTGAAATTAGCGTCCAAAACCCCAGTTTAGGTCATATAGAAGCCGATAGCTTCACCATTACTCAACTCAACCTTAGCCGTGGTCAATTTAGCTTTAATGACGGGGAACTTCGCCTAGGAGAAACCCAAGTTTTCATAGCAGGACAAGCCAACCTAGGCGCTATTATAGCCCAGGTTCCCGACTCCCCGGAAGAACCCCAATTTCAAGCTGATATCAGGGTTCCCCAAGGTAGACTACAAGATATATTTACCGCCTTAGAATGGTTCCAGTTAAGTGATATCGCCAACGGTCTCCAGCAACCCCAACGCGGCACTGCAGCCGACCTAGAAACCGTGGCCGTAGGATTATCTGAGACAGCGACCCTCCACCAACAGCTACAACGTTGGGCAGAAATTAACGCCCTATTGGAACAATGGGAAATCAAACAGAAGGAGAATGCTTCGCCATTTCCGCCCCTAGAGCAAGTCAATGCCAAATTTGATGCCGAAATCAAAATAAGCGGTTCCCCAGCCAATTTAACCGCCACTGCGGACATAAATGGTGCTGACTGGACATGGGGCGAGTACCGAATTGATGAGTTAGGATTAGAGGCAAGTTTCGAGGATAATATAGTCCGGGTGTTACCGTTGAGAGTGCGTTACGGTGAGACATTGGTGGGGTTTCAGGGACAACTAGATTTAGATGAGCAAATACCTTCGGGTCAGTTGCGGGTTAAGAATTTCCGCTTAGAAACCATAGAAGAATTTTATGACATCCCCAATATTGCTTTGAGTGGACAATTAAACCTGCGCGCTTTGTTAGCGGGGAGTTTAGATAATCCCCAAGCCTCCGGGGAATTTACGGTACTTGAAGGCTTATTTAATGATGAACCCCTGAAAGAGGCGCGGGGTAGTTTTAACTATAATAACGCCCGGTTTAACCTAGGTGGAACGGTGTTAGTGACGGAACAAGATCCTATAGAATATCGTGCATCAGTACCCTTTAGATTACCCTTTGCTAAGGTGAGACCAGAAAGTAATCTGGTCAGCGCTGAGGTGCAAATGCTGAATGAGGGATTCAAGATTATTAATTTACTCAATCCAGAAGTGAGTTGGGTTGAGGGACAGGGTCTTGTACAAATGCGGGCGCGAGGAGTCCTAGAACAGGCTGATGATGGCTCAATTAAGAATATTCTCATAGAACCTGATGGGGTGTTGAAGCTGGAAGATGTGGTGTTGAGGCTGGCTAGTAATAACAGTTCGATTACGGGTTTATCGGGAACAGCAACTTTCCTGAGAAATCGCCTGCGGGTTAAGGGTATGGAAGGGGAATTATTGGGAGACGCTGGGACGGGAAAGGTTGTTATCGATGGGGTATTGCCAATTTTTGAACCAATGAGACCGGAAGATCCAGATATTGACTCGCCCCTGAAAATGGTTCTGGAAAATTTAAAGTTAAATTTAGCCCTATTGTATCAGGGAAAAGCGGCGGGAGAAATTGTGATTGGTGGGACGGCTTTGCAACCGGGAATTGGTGGTCAGGTGGTGTTGTTTGATGGGGCTGTAACTTTACCGGAAGCAGACCAACCCCCGGCTACGGATAACGGAGATAGTCCAGAACTGCTAAATACTGGACCGGTAGAGGTGAGCTTGAATAATTTTATGTTGACTTTGGGAGAGCATATTCAAGTGCGATCGGCTTCTATTACGCCTATTTTTGATGCCCCTGTGCTGAATTTTAACGCCAATGGCACAATTATAGTTAATGGAGATTTAGATAGTTTGGAGAGTCTTCGCCCCCAGGGAACTATTGAATTGACGGGAGGCGCGGTGAATTTGTACACGAGTCGATTTCAGTTAGACCGGGGTTATCCTCAACGCGCTACTTTTGTTCCTGAGCATGGACTTAACCCGATTTTAGATGTGCGACTGGTGACTAGGGTATCGGAAACGACTCCGGCTGTGGCTTCAACTTCTGCTTTTGAAACGGAACTTATGGAAGTACCTAGGGCTGCTCAATTTGGTACGGTACGCACTATTAGGGTAACTGCTTTGGCTCAGGGTCTGGCTTCTGAGATTAACGATATTCTGGAGTTACGCAGTTCACCACCGCGATCGGAAATTCAACTGTTAGCTTTGTTAGGAGGTAGTGCGATCGAGGGAGTAACGGGGGATACGACTTTAGTGTTGGCAAATATTGCTAGTGCGGGACTGTTTAATGAGATTCAACAGAGTGTTCTTGATGCTACTGGGTTGACTGAATTTCGCATTTATCCGGCGCGGGTGTCTCAGTCCCAGGAACGTTCGGGTTCGACGGCTTTGGGTTTGGGGCTAGAGGTGGGTTTGGATGTTGCTAATGATGTGTCGGTTTCGGTGAGTCGGGTTCTGGCGGCGAACCAGCCTACTCAATTGAATCTCAACTATCGGGTTAATGACCGCTTGCTTTTGCGGGGGGCTACGAATTTTGGCAATGAAAGTGAGGTGAGGTTTGAGTATGAAACACGATTTTAG
- the csm2 gene encoding type III-A CRISPR-associated protein Csm2 — MTSNQPRRNSTPQSASSPTPDREMIKAIHKLNQDKKNGTLKDYPIRDLVKHAEMFGPYLKNRRLETNQIRKFLDAINRLKAKLAQTEENQNQLFAEIEPEIVLLKPKLAYAAARQEAAKPLSDVMSAAIDHVHSLEDFERLVQLIESIIAYHKAEGGK, encoded by the coding sequence ATGACTTCCAATCAACCGAGACGCAATTCAACACCTCAATCAGCATCGTCCCCAACTCCGGACAGAGAGATGATTAAAGCTATTCACAAGCTGAACCAGGACAAGAAAAATGGGACTCTCAAAGATTACCCAATTCGAGATCTGGTTAAACACGCTGAGATGTTCGGGCCTTATCTCAAAAACCGGAGGTTAGAGACCAATCAGATCCGCAAGTTTTTGGATGCTATTAATCGTTTGAAAGCCAAACTGGCTCAAACTGAAGAAAATCAGAATCAGCTTTTTGCCGAAATTGAACCGGAAATTGTACTTCTCAAACCAAAATTAGCTTATGCAGCAGCCAGACAAGAGGCAGCCAAACCTTTGAGTGATGTTATGTCTGCTGCTATCGATCATGTACATTCTTTAGAAGATTTTGAACGCTTAGTTCAATTGATCGAGTCCATTATTGCTTATCATAAAGCCGAAGGAGGAAAATAA